A genomic window from Candidatus Zixiibacteriota bacterium includes:
- a CDS encoding cytidylate kinase family protein produces the protein MGVSSIDSIINRQLLRWELQRKKDKEHRLERTQPLPIVTISRQTGSRGSYFASRLAEKMDYLKLHREVIDTICQTAGYRKRIVESLDDRFRGQLELMVESVFTGQTFDHADYFMHLGRIVLSMSRLGGVILMGRGGNFILGPKRGFHMRFVAPRQKRILNLVTYKLMQPAAAEKLVQQSDESRSHFIRKLFDADIDDPQNYDMVVNAAYMDIEELVEVAIKAIQAKFEKLQYLDHEAD, from the coding sequence ATGGGCGTGTCTTCAATCGACAGTATCATCAACAGACAACTTCTGCGATGGGAACTCCAGCGCAAGAAAGATAAAGAGCACAGGCTGGAGCGGACACAACCGCTGCCGATAGTGACGATCAGCCGCCAGACCGGGAGTCGAGGTTCCTATTTCGCCTCGCGGCTGGCCGAGAAGATGGATTACCTGAAGCTGCATCGCGAGGTGATCGATACGATATGTCAGACAGCCGGTTACCGCAAGCGGATCGTGGAATCTCTCGATGACCGGTTTCGCGGCCAACTGGAACTTATGGTCGAGTCCGTCTTCACCGGACAGACTTTCGATCACGCGGATTACTTTATGCATTTAGGGAGAATAGTTTTGTCCATGTCGCGCCTCGGTGGAGTGATTCTCATGGGGCGTGGCGGCAATTTCATCCTCGGTCCCAAACGCGGTTTTCATATGAGATTCGTGGCCCCCAGGCAGAAGCGGATTCTGAACCTGGTTACATACAAGCTAATGCAACCGGCGGCGGCGGAGAAACTTGTGCAGCAGTCCGATGAGTCACGCAGCCACTTCATACGCAAGCTGTTTGACGCGGATATCGACGATCCTCAAAATTACGACATGGTCGTCAATGCCGCCTATATGGATATTGAAGAACTTGTCGAGGTGGCGATTAAAGCGATTCAAGCCAAGTTTGAAAAACTCCAATACCTTGACCACGAAGCCGACTAA
- a CDS encoding DUF4139 domain-containing protein, which yields MVRFILTTSLVILSAAAMADDVAVTVYNSNLGVVSETRSLEFQKGVNRFAFTDVPSQIDPASVQFEVVGSNANISILEQNYAFDLVDPQQMYNKYIDQQIELIDKDGKLYSGTLLAFSGDAITLQEKSGRIKIVMMEHITEVNFPSLPEGLITRPTLFWIYNSDFSGKLDGKIGYQTSGMNWSAEYVGVLGSDEKNLDLSGWASIDNTSGKTFKEATLKLIAGDIGRIEPEIFIRGGRGKAVYTADMGAAGFEEKAFFEYHLYTLPRKATIADKETKQISLFEPAGTSVEKVFIYRPERDAKKVEVDIKFTNSKETGLGMPLPAGRVRMFKADDDGSMILLGEDMIDHTPKNEEVKVRVGYAFDIVAEQRVIDQTRISSEVQDQMFEIELKNRKDEPVTVEVEKKIYGYWDVLESSMEYQKKDAYTLVFRVPVGADKSTVLKFKIRSYLR from the coding sequence GTGGTACGATTTATTTTAACGACATCGCTGGTGATATTGTCAGCCGCCGCCATGGCCGATGATGTCGCCGTTACTGTTTACAACAGCAATCTCGGCGTAGTCAGCGAGACCCGTTCGCTTGAATTCCAGAAGGGCGTAAACCGGTTCGCCTTCACCGATGTTCCATCGCAGATTGACCCGGCTTCGGTACAATTCGAGGTTGTCGGATCAAACGCCAACATTTCCATTCTCGAACAAAACTACGCGTTCGATCTGGTCGATCCGCAGCAGATGTACAACAAGTACATTGACCAGCAAATTGAACTCATCGATAAAGACGGCAAACTCTACAGCGGCACGCTTCTGGCCTTTTCCGGAGACGCCATCACGCTGCAGGAGAAATCCGGCCGAATCAAAATTGTGATGATGGAACACATCACCGAAGTGAATTTCCCATCGCTGCCCGAAGGTTTGATCACCCGCCCTACACTGTTCTGGATTTACAATTCCGACTTTAGCGGAAAACTGGATGGGAAGATCGGCTATCAGACGTCGGGGATGAACTGGAGCGCCGAATATGTGGGGGTACTGGGTTCTGATGAAAAGAACCTGGATCTCTCGGGGTGGGCGTCCATAGACAACACTTCGGGCAAAACCTTCAAGGAAGCAACGCTGAAATTGATTGCCGGAGATATAGGCCGGATAGAACCGGAGATATTCATTCGCGGCGGACGAGGCAAGGCGGTTTACACGGCCGATATGGGAGCCGCCGGATTCGAGGAAAAGGCTTTCTTCGAATACCATCTTTACACTCTCCCGCGCAAGGCCACGATTGCGGATAAAGAGACAAAACAAATATCGTTGTTCGAGCCAGCCGGCACGAGTGTTGAAAAGGTCTTTATTTATAGACCGGAGCGGGATGCTAAGAAGGTCGAAGTCGATATCAAGTTCACGAACTCAAAAGAAACCGGGCTGGGTATGCCCCTGCCGGCAGGCAGAGTGCGGATGTTTAAGGCCGACGATGATGGTTCGATGATTCTTCTGGGCGAAGACATGATTGATCACACTCCGAAAAACGAAGAAGTGAAGGTCAGGGTCGGATACGCTTTTGATATCGTGGCCGAGCAAAGAGTGATTGACCAGACCCGGATTTCGTCAGAAGTCCAGGATCAGATGTTCGAAATTGAGTTGAAAAACCGCAAGGACGAGCCGGTGACGGTGGAGGTTGAAAAGAAGATATACGGCTACTGGGATGTACTTGAGTCGAGCATGGAATACCAGAAGAAGGATGCCTACACGCTGGTGTTCAGAGTGCCTGTCGGGGCGGATAAGTCCACCGTATTGAAGTTCAAGATTCGCAGCTACTTAAGATAG
- a CDS encoding FAD-binding oxidoreductase, translating into MTRRDEFVSIIKSEFPDDRLTYQKSVPTFHPQSAEDAAALFRLANKHHQKLFITGFGNNIDPQGEPFTDMVSVRTDRLNRLIEVNADDFYVTVGSGFPLKEINLDLEEFQLWLPHSSLPYVGSVGGSIAAGLCAALDKHDLPLKKYFIKAEIVTPEGDIIKPGSACFKSVSGYDIVKIFFGSWGLLGLIINATFRVMPKSATGEFSSMKLKAIDRRPLLDVLDDDNLDPDAVYSRKVKTKLDPNGVLPLV; encoded by the coding sequence ATGACTCGCAGGGATGAATTTGTCTCAATTATCAAGTCGGAATTCCCCGATGACCGTCTGACTTACCAGAAGTCGGTTCCGACTTTCCATCCGCAATCGGCCGAAGATGCCGCCGCCCTGTTTCGTCTGGCCAACAAACACCACCAGAAGTTGTTTATCACCGGTTTCGGCAACAACATCGACCCACAGGGAGAACCGTTTACCGACATGGTATCGGTTCGAACGGATCGGCTTAACCGGTTGATTGAGGTGAACGCCGATGATTTTTATGTGACAGTCGGCTCAGGCTTTCCGCTGAAAGAGATCAATCTGGATCTGGAAGAATTCCAACTCTGGCTGCCGCATTCTTCGCTTCCTTATGTCGGATCGGTTGGCGGCTCGATAGCGGCCGGACTGTGCGCCGCACTCGACAAGCATGATCTTCCGTTAAAGAAGTACTTTATCAAGGCGGAAATTGTCACCCCGGAAGGGGATATCATCAAGCCGGGTTCGGCGTGTTTTAAGTCGGTATCGGGGTACGATATAGTGAAGATATTCTTCGGAAGCTGGGGCCTTCTGGGGCTTATTATCAATGCCACGTTCCGGGTCATGCCGAAGTCGGCCACGGGTGAATTCTCCTCGATGAAGCTCAAGGCTATTGATCGGCGGCCGCTGCTCGATGTTTTGGATGATGACAATCTCGACCCCGATGCCGTTTATTCGCGCAAGGTCAAGACAAAGCTCGATCCAAACGGCGTGCTTCCCTTGGTCTGA
- a CDS encoding sigma 54-interacting transcriptional regulator — MNNLERAEQLVLARNFAEALKILQPIDLSQLSEKDRALCDLLTSEAALGAGNPSLVRDLEAAIEFYRFHPDTSKFARAKYALGWSLTNQVDFVGAQEALLEAYTNFLRYRDLKGIAKSLNRLACVAHHMGDIEAAVDGLEKALRLYRSLNDAEGTASIAANLPLPLLRTGRLKEALTKCIESAPVLEKSPQRMKIVFYLVSAMPHAHWGNSDDALKIIRQVQPLLEQYPLERISYYHYLGWIHLLGDNYARAAEILQKGSELAEELYPGQLVFTAGERLLAEAYICAGRYDDAADIAQPLFTTVSKMTERVEIAACYRIFARIDLHRKKLETARSWFERAIDLFYVIKSRYELAVTRYMAACSDLYDLDESIRLLLQAREYFRSEDVEPYLQKIEKELVRLSQPVKKSKSTTHAVRIDGHGNIVDCPDIIADSAIMLDLIKYAQNVAASELSVLLTGETGTGKDILAKYIHFHSKRPGRFISVNAAAIPDTMVESELFGYAKGAFTNADQSKPGLFEMADRGTFFLDEIADTSPSFQAKLLEVIETRSVRRLGETLPRPVDFRLIAATNQDLSSRIENREFREDLFHRLNQLQLHLPPLRERTLDLLALIRYFMRTSGLIIEEGEASKRLEELSEVLAAHDWPGNVRQLRAEINRLVLESGRDIRQMLTLARKAARGRNEYNELLRALDFANGNQSLAARSLGIPESTLRYRLKKYRNRTP, encoded by the coding sequence ATGAATAATCTCGAGAGAGCCGAGCAGTTGGTACTCGCCAGAAACTTCGCCGAAGCGCTGAAGATTTTGCAGCCGATTGATTTATCGCAATTATCCGAGAAAGACCGGGCGCTATGTGATCTTTTGACATCGGAGGCCGCGCTGGGGGCGGGTAATCCCTCGCTGGTGAGGGACCTTGAGGCCGCGATAGAGTTCTACCGGTTTCATCCCGATACCTCCAAATTCGCCCGGGCCAAGTACGCGCTGGGCTGGTCGCTGACCAACCAGGTGGACTTCGTGGGAGCGCAGGAGGCCCTTCTTGAAGCTTACACCAACTTTCTCAGATACCGCGATCTCAAGGGCATAGCGAAGAGTCTTAACCGGCTAGCTTGTGTGGCACACCACATGGGTGATATCGAGGCGGCGGTCGACGGTCTGGAAAAGGCGCTTCGCCTGTACCGATCACTGAACGACGCCGAAGGGACAGCATCGATAGCCGCCAATTTGCCCCTGCCTCTTTTGCGCACCGGACGCCTCAAGGAGGCGCTGACGAAGTGTATCGAAAGCGCCCCGGTTCTCGAGAAGTCACCGCAGCGGATGAAGATCGTGTTTTACCTCGTATCCGCTATGCCTCACGCTCACTGGGGCAATAGTGATGACGCATTGAAGATTATCCGACAGGTGCAGCCGCTGCTGGAGCAGTATCCGCTTGAAAGAATATCCTACTATCATTACCTGGGGTGGATACATCTGCTGGGCGACAACTACGCCAGGGCGGCGGAAATTCTGCAAAAGGGTTCCGAACTCGCGGAAGAGTTGTATCCCGGACAGCTCGTTTTCACCGCCGGAGAACGCTTACTCGCTGAGGCCTATATATGCGCGGGAAGGTATGATGACGCCGCCGATATAGCTCAGCCACTTTTCACGACGGTGAGCAAGATGACCGAGCGTGTCGAGATCGCCGCCTGCTACCGCATCTTCGCCCGGATAGACCTGCACAGGAAAAAACTCGAGACGGCTCGCTCCTGGTTCGAGAGAGCTATAGACCTGTTCTATGTGATTAAATCCCGCTACGAACTTGCGGTAACGCGCTATATGGCCGCTTGCTCGGACCTGTATGATCTGGATGAGAGTATCAGGTTGTTGCTGCAGGCCCGGGAATACTTTCGCTCCGAGGACGTTGAGCCATACCTCCAGAAGATAGAGAAAGAACTTGTCAGGCTCTCGCAGCCTGTCAAGAAAAGCAAGTCGACCACCCATGCGGTGCGTATTGACGGTCACGGCAATATTGTCGATTGCCCGGACATCATCGCCGATAGCGCCATCATGCTTGATCTGATCAAATACGCTCAGAATGTAGCCGCGAGTGAACTGAGTGTTCTTCTGACCGGGGAGACCGGCACCGGCAAAGACATCCTGGCCAAATATATTCACTTCCACAGCAAACGGCCCGGGCGCTTCATCTCCGTAAACGCCGCCGCTATACCTGATACGATGGTTGAGTCGGAGCTTTTCGGCTACGCCAAAGGCGCTTTTACGAACGCCGACCAGAGTAAGCCGGGCCTTTTCGAGATGGCCGACCGGGGGACATTCTTCCTCGACGAAATAGCCGACACCTCTCCCTCGTTCCAGGCCAAACTTCTGGAAGTAATCGAAACGCGGAGTGTGCGAAGACTGGGCGAAACTCTCCCCCGGCCGGTGGATTTCAGGCTCATTGCCGCCACCAACCAGGACTTATCGTCTCGAATTGAAAACCGCGAGTTTCGCGAGGACCTCTTCCATCGCTTAAACCAGCTTCAATTACATCTGCCTCCCCTGAGAGAAAGAACACTGGACCTTCTCGCCCTCATCAGGTACTTCATGCGCACCTCGGGGTTGATTATTGAGGAGGGCGAAGCATCAAAGCGGCTTGAGGAATTATCCGAAGTGCTCGCCGCGCATGACTGGCCGGGTAACGTTCGTCAGCTCCGGGCTGAAATCAACCGGCTGGTACTGGAATCCGGACGCGATATCAGGCAGATGCTCACCCTGGCACGCAAGGCGGCCCGGGGCAGAAATGAATATAACGAACTTCTGCGGGCACTCGATTTCGCCAACGGCAATCAGAGTCTGGCCGCGAGAAGTCTCGGAATCCCCGAGAGTACTCTTCGTTATCGTCTAAAAAAATACCGCAACAGAACCCCCTGA
- a CDS encoding RHS repeat-associated core domain-containing protein, translating into MVSTDSPNGRVLTRVYNIVVDDGKPGQPGTPVDRAETESSGGGSGDVVLEGQPGSGSAIVYKFLYYHLDHLGTPLAVTDGTKDIVWSSDYYPFGSLYDEQVVQSNELRFPGQYHDRESDLYYNWHRYYEPQLGRYVTPDPLGIGAGDVNLYRYVYANPANRIDQTGLKVYLCSRDTEINSVVDWIAGIFSVKHQFIKTDTKAAGMEHAGGGPLPVNPIGIPVVIADHSGEASRAQCVEVKDVDEECVNRELEIGKSIGRWWPWHNCNSWAGSVLWKCRKDKRACVTAAPQRAYE; encoded by the coding sequence ATGGTATCAACTGACAGTCCAAACGGCAGGGTGCTGACCAGGGTGTATAATATAGTGGTTGATGATGGGAAACCGGGGCAGCCGGGGACGCCGGTCGACAGGGCCGAGACGGAGTCATCGGGGGGCGGTTCGGGCGATGTTGTGCTTGAGGGTCAGCCGGGGTCGGGGAGTGCGATCGTGTACAAGTTTCTGTATTATCATCTGGATCATCTGGGCACGCCTCTGGCGGTGACTGACGGCACGAAGGACATCGTGTGGAGCAGTGATTATTATCCGTTTGGTTCGCTGTATGATGAGCAGGTTGTTCAGAGCAATGAGCTGCGATTCCCGGGTCAGTATCATGATCGGGAGAGTGATTTGTATTATAATTGGCACCGGTATTATGAGCCTCAGTTGGGGCGGTATGTGACGCCGGACCCGCTGGGGATTGGCGCCGGGGATGTGAATTTGTACAGGTATGTATATGCGAACCCAGCCAACCGGATTGACCAGACGGGTCTGAAAGTATACCTGTGCAGTCGAGATACGGAGATCAACAGCGTGGTGGATTGGATTGCTGGCATATTCAGTGTAAAACACCAGTTTATTAAGACCGACACCAAAGCTGCGGGTATGGAACATGCTGGAGGAGGGCCTTTGCCAGTCAATCCAATCGGCATCCCAGTGGTGATTGCCGATCACTCCGGAGAAGCTTCGAGGGCTCAGTGCGTAGAGGTAAAAGACGTAGATGAAGAATGTGTAAATAGAGAATTAGAAATCGGCAAGTCAATAGGGAGGTGGTGGCCCTGGCACAACTGCAATTCATGGGCCGGCTCGGTACTTTGGAAGTGCAGGAAGGACAAACGCGCATGCGTGACAGCCGCACCGCAGAGGGCGTACGAATAG
- a CDS encoding squalene/phytoene synthase family protein codes for MADHKKKYLDFTRQPDFKDILTNPILDIAARFWEDDRYDAFRVCYRSMRVVDDLVDDRKVEGAISAGEKNQIAQAINGWLSALNCREAADDFLVELLDTMDRFCIPVWPWSRLSTAMLYDLDHDGFRSFLCFLRYTEGAAVAPASIFMHLCGVNRADHVYTVPEFDIRKAARPLAVFSYLVHIIRDFEKDQKRGLNYFADDLLKRCGLGRRDLTSVAEGGSISTQFRQLMAMYKDFATYYQGLARKTVDVTRPYLEPQYQLSLEIIYNLYSQIFERIDTEKGNFSGRELNPTPDEVQDRIYATVSMFRPIN; via the coding sequence ATGGCGGATCATAAAAAAAAATATCTCGATTTCACCCGGCAGCCCGACTTCAAGGATATTCTGACCAATCCCATTCTGGATATCGCGGCGAGATTCTGGGAAGATGACCGGTATGACGCCTTCAGGGTGTGTTATCGTTCGATGCGTGTTGTCGATGACCTTGTCGATGACAGAAAAGTCGAAGGCGCTATTTCCGCCGGGGAGAAAAATCAGATAGCCCAGGCAATCAACGGTTGGCTGAGCGCCCTCAATTGTCGGGAAGCTGCCGATGACTTTCTCGTTGAGTTACTTGATACGATGGACAGGTTTTGCATCCCTGTCTGGCCGTGGAGCAGGCTTTCCACAGCGATGCTGTACGATCTGGACCACGATGGTTTCAGGTCGTTTCTGTGTTTTCTGAGATACACCGAAGGCGCCGCTGTAGCCCCGGCGTCGATATTCATGCACCTGTGTGGAGTCAACCGGGCTGACCATGTTTATACGGTTCCGGAATTCGATATCAGGAAAGCCGCACGGCCGCTGGCCGTATTTTCCTATCTGGTTCATATCATTCGGGATTTCGAGAAGGATCAAAAGAGGGGGCTGAATTATTTTGCGGACGATCTTCTCAAGCGATGTGGACTTGGTCGCAGAGATCTCACCTCGGTAGCCGAGGGTGGTTCAATTTCTACGCAATTTCGCCAGCTAATGGCGATGTATAAAGACTTCGCCACCTATTATCAGGGGCTGGCGAGGAAAACGGTTGATGTCACCCGGCCATATCTTGAGCCTCAGTACCAGCTTAGCCTCGAGATTATTTACAACCTCTATTCGCAGATTTTTGAGCGAATTGATACTGAAAAGGGTAATTTCTCAGGCAGAGAGCTCAACCCCACCCCCGATGAGGTTCAGGACCGCATCTATGCCACGGTAAGCATGTTCAGGCCAATTAATTAA
- a CDS encoding RHS repeat-associated core domain-containing protein: MSYSDHLGTPLAVTDGAKDIVWSSDYYPFGSLYDEQVVQSNELRFPGQYHDRESDLYYNWHRYYEPELGRYITPDPLGLGAGDVNLYRYVWNSPHSFVDPWGLKIDWGHYRVNNMYVRYNLERLNQAIIDQGYDNESFTIRVTGGDRYSDENGLHFSASGEGLVRNSDELSPHLIERGARAVDFQLEGFGSGHYNSCMMSVFEKALKDTEFLPENNRPLKKNGTWTRKYGDGHIHVALPYTPQFMWHPPMTWEVTPSE, encoded by the coding sequence TTGAGCTATAGCGATCATCTTGGGACGCCTCTGGCAGTGACTGACGGCGCGAAAGACATCGTGTGGAGCAGTGATTATTATCCGTTTGGGTCGCTTTACGATGAGCAGGTGGTGCAGAGCAACGAGTTGCGGTTCCCGGGTCAGTATCATGACCGGGAGAGTGATTTGTATTACAATTGGCACCGTTATTACGAGCCTGAGTTGGGGCGGTATATCACGCCCGACCCGCTGGGTCTCGGTGCCGGGGATGTGAATTTGTACAGGTATGTATGGAATTCGCCTCATTCGTTCGTTGACCCTTGGGGACTCAAAATTGACTGGGGCCATTACAGGGTTAACAACATGTATGTGAGGTACAATCTTGAACGACTGAATCAGGCAATAATAGACCAAGGGTATGACAATGAAAGCTTCACTATTCGCGTAACCGGGGGTGACCGGTATTCCGATGAAAACGGTCTTCACTTTTCGGCCTCCGGGGAGGGTTTGGTGCGAAACTCCGATGAGTTGAGTCCTCATCTGATTGAAAGAGGGGCGAGAGCCGTGGATTTCCAACTTGAGGGGTTTGGTAGCGGACACTACAATTCTTGTATGATGTCGGTTTTTGAGAAGGCACTGAAAGACACAGAGTTCTTGCCGGAGAACAACAGACCCCTGAAGAAAAACGGTACTTGGACGAGGAAATATGGTGACGGTCATATTCATGTGGCTCTCCCTTATACTCCGCAATTTATGTGGCACCCCCCGATGACATGGGAAGTAACTCCGAGCGAGTGA
- a CDS encoding CoA-binding protein — protein sequence MTKAPPSSRAAVLGASPKEDRYSFKAVRMLKEHGFQPIPVHPAGHAVDGVPGLKSLDDITGAVDTLTVYVGPGISSAELDRILRLKPRRVIFNPGAENSGLAEELRKNGIEVVEACTLVMLRTNQY from the coding sequence TTGACCAAAGCACCACCTTCGTCGAGGGCCGCGGTTCTGGGGGCCTCCCCGAAAGAAGACCGCTACTCATTTAAAGCCGTCAGGATGCTCAAGGAGCATGGTTTTCAGCCGATTCCGGTCCACCCGGCGGGCCACGCTGTCGACGGTGTCCCCGGCCTTAAATCTCTCGATGATATCACCGGTGCGGTGGATACGCTGACCGTGTATGTCGGCCCCGGCATATCCAGCGCCGAACTGGATAGAATTCTGAGACTCAAACCTCGCCGTGTTATTTTCAACCCCGGAGCGGAGAATTCCGGGCTCGCCGAAGAGCTGAGGAAAAACGGCATCGAGGTTGTGGAAGCGTGCACGCTGGTGATGCTTAGAACCAACCAGTATTAG
- a CDS encoding VOC family protein, with the protein MANRPPKSDGMQWLNPYMIVKDVKGSLEFYEKAFGFHTRMTMPDKEGNIMHAELTHKDGVLMLGSESPEQKMLAAKTLKGSPVSFYLYVDNVDDHFARAKKTGGEILSEPKEQFWGDRTYTIKCPEGYNWTFAQNVADFDPNNIPK; encoded by the coding sequence ATGGCAAACAGGCCTCCAAAATCAGATGGCATGCAGTGGCTCAATCCATACATGATTGTCAAGGATGTAAAGGGTTCTCTGGAATTCTACGAAAAAGCATTCGGCTTTCATACCAGAATGACCATGCCGGACAAAGAAGGCAATATCATGCACGCCGAGTTGACGCACAAGGACGGTGTTCTCATGCTCGGTTCGGAATCGCCGGAGCAAAAAATGCTGGCCGCCAAAACTCTTAAGGGCAGCCCGGTGTCGTTTTATCTGTATGTGGACAATGTCGATGACCACTTTGCCAGAGCAAAAAAGACGGGTGGCGAGATTCTTTCCGAGCCGAAAGAGCAGTTCTGGGGCGACCGAACGTACACTATCAAGTGTCCGGAGGGCTACAACTGGACCTTCGCCCAGAACGTCGCCGACTTCGACCCGAACAACATTCCGAAATAA
- a CDS encoding glycosyltransferase family 4 protein, whose translation MARKLNVLMATHNYPRFRGDFAGVFIELLARRLVEHDIQPIIVAPHARGAEVYEQVNGVKIYRFRYADKESDENLAYHGNMHRLVLGSVGGVFRFKRFLDCFRQAVWQAIEKEQVDALVGHWLIPSGMVLKTVNQRMKLPTFMYSHGTDVRLARKYFKVAYRYLKDFCLRLNRWTVVSSYLKDEIVALDPRLESILEVLAVPHDETTFYRDDAIAKEDNLVVSVTRFTEQKRVDFLVKAFALVSEKCPQAKLEIYGSGPLQPTIEKMIERFGLTQKITINAPVTQNELRRVYNRAAMVVLNSYQEGFGLALSEAMLCGTAVIGTDSGGITDIIQNETRGLLVKPDNAAALAGAIERLLSDKNLRDTLAAEGHSHAGRAYASGALGERYAAIIRNALA comes from the coding sequence ATGGCTCGCAAGTTGAACGTTCTCATGGCAACCCACAATTACCCCCGTTTTAGAGGGGATTTCGCTGGTGTCTTTATCGAACTTCTGGCCCGCCGGCTGGTCGAGCACGACATACAGCCCATTATCGTAGCGCCCCACGCCCGGGGAGCAGAGGTTTATGAGCAGGTGAACGGCGTCAAGATATATCGCTTCCGATATGCCGACAAGGAATCGGACGAGAATCTGGCCTATCATGGCAATATGCACCGGCTGGTGCTCGGCTCGGTGGGCGGAGTGTTTCGCTTCAAGCGCTTCCTCGACTGTTTTCGTCAGGCGGTTTGGCAGGCCATTGAAAAGGAACAGGTGGATGCCCTGGTGGGCCACTGGCTGATACCTTCGGGTATGGTCCTCAAAACTGTCAATCAACGGATGAAGCTTCCCACCTTCATGTATTCGCACGGTACCGATGTCCGGCTGGCGCGCAAATATTTCAAGGTCGCTTACCGCTACCTGAAGGATTTCTGCTTACGGCTCAATCGCTGGACGGTTGTGTCGAGTTATCTGAAGGACGAGATTGTCGCCCTGGATCCCCGCCTGGAGAGCATTCTCGAGGTTCTCGCGGTGCCCCACGACGAAACAACCTTCTACCGTGACGACGCCATCGCCAAAGAAGACAACCTGGTGGTGTCGGTGACGCGGTTCACCGAGCAGAAAAGAGTGGATTTCCTGGTAAAGGCATTTGCGCTCGTGAGTGAAAAGTGCCCGCAGGCAAAGCTGGAGATATACGGCTCCGGTCCCCTGCAACCGACCATCGAAAAGATGATCGAGCGCTTTGGCCTGACGCAAAAGATTACCATCAACGCGCCGGTCACACAAAACGAACTCCGCCGGGTTTACAACCGGGCGGCGATGGTCGTTCTCAATTCGTATCAGGAAGGCTTCGGCCTGGCGCTGTCGGAGGCCATGCTGTGCGGCACGGCAGTGATAGGCACCGACTCCGGTGGCATAACGGACATTATACAGAACGAAACGAGGGGGTTGCTGGTAAAGCCGGACAATGCCGCTGCGTTGGCCGGCGCCATCGAACGTCTGCTGAGCGACAAAAACCTCAGGGACACTCTGGCGGCTGAAGGACACTCCCATGCCGGGCGCGCCTATGCCTCGGGGGCGCTTGGTGAGAGGTACGCGGCCATTATAAGAAACGCGCTTGCCTGA